A genomic segment from Cyprinus carpio isolate SPL01 chromosome A4, ASM1834038v1, whole genome shotgun sequence encodes:
- the LOC109077492 gene encoding pro-MCH 2-like has translation MIMASSYMVIFALAILVELTTRTTTALPKVKMDGEHTDQDRPVSTEGEDYVTEMGPGRLTFRKQPMIEGRLVDEDGTKRIFILADTGIKGSLGRETNLAFSRTFPVLPPSGMDHALDGFNTRDERRSTDNVIPMGRRDIDILRCMIGRVYRPCWQA, from the exons ATGATCATGGCATCATCTTACATGGTCATCTTTGCGCTTGCAATTTTAGTTGAGTTGACTACTCGCACAACAACAGCTTTGCCCAAAGTTAAGATGGATGGAGAACATACAGACCAAGACAGACCGGTGTCGACAGAAGGAGAAGACTATGTAACCGAAATGGGACCTGGGCGTCTCACCTTCAGAAAACAACCAATGATAGAGGGCAGACTGGTAGACGAAGACGGGACAAAACGCATCTTCATACTTGCT GACACAGGAATAAAAGGGTCTCTTGGGAGGGAAACCAACCTTGCCTTTTCGAGAACCTTCCCTGTGCTGCCACCAAGTGGGATGGATCACGCTCTAGACGGATTCAACACGAGGGATGAGCGACGTAGCACAGATAATGTCATTCCTATGGGCAGGAGGGATATAGACA TACTGAGGTGCATGATAGGGAGAGTATACAGGCCCTGCTGGCAAGCTTGA
- the LOC122139397 gene encoding PCNA-interacting partner-like, whose amino-acid sequence MGAFGVALSEVLAAWKYFLLDNLQLSHNDIPLPQNYDLIRKRKSLEKLDPLPVCPATPSNKAGICSPKIQRVVRRVFCSYLGLLVKSKNDMALAFTLDNPNRSLGHIAFTDLRHATCNSTSSLFLTVTSFVRAIQLGGKGYAPPESHPLRKHVKALSEFLNFIDQCQVLGETSNPREAGFKLVSSIRASLVKGCSNGDPVYLAAEDTGKSLKESIGQKRETVKVLMTLFDEEALAPPCRNKAELLPEDQAVLNGSSGACLLTLYKSPEAPTGSSPKPLRNRVLSQQEHIKSKRPLT is encoded by the exons ATGGGGGCTTTTGGTGTTGCTTTGAGTGAAGTCTTGGCTGCCTGGAAATACTTCCTTCTGGATAACCTCCAGCTATCCCACAACGATATCCCTCTTCCACAAAATTATGACCTCATCCGAAAAAGA AAGAGTTTGGAGAAATTGGATCCACTTCCTGTTTGTCCCGCAACTCCATCCAACAAGGCTGGAATCTGCAGTCCAAAG ATACAGAGAGTTGTCAGGAGAGTTTTCTGTTCTTATTTGGGCCTTCTGGTGAAGTCTAAGAATGACATGGCTCTCGCATTCACCCTGGACAACCCAAATCGCTCTTTGGGTCACATCGCCTTTACTGACCTTAGGCATGCTACCTGCAACAGCACCTCATCTCTCTTCCTG ACAGTTACATCATTTGTCAGGGCCATACAGCTGGGAGGAAAGGGTTATGCCCCACCGGAGTCTCACCCCTTAAGGAAGCACGTAAAGGCCTTATCAGAGTTTCTCAATTTTATCGACCAGTGCCAAGTTTTGGGAGAAACCTCTAATCCCAG AGA AGCTGGATTCAAGCTGGTGTCTAGTATTAGAGCTAGTCTGGTCAAAGGCTGCAGTAATGGAGACCCAGTGTACCTTGCAGCAGAGGATACAGGCAAAAGTCTCAAGGAAAGTATCGGTCAAAAGCGAGAGACTGTGAAGGTTCTAATGACTCTTTTCGATGAAGAAGCACTAGCACCGCCCTGCAGGAACAAGGCGGAACTGCTCCCTGAAGATCAGGCAGTTCTTAATGGCAGCTCTGGAGCTTGTCTTCTTACCCTTTACAA ATCTCCAGAAGCTCCCACGGGATCTTCTCCAAAGCCTTTACGGAACCGCGTCTTGAGCCAACAAGAACACATCAAGTCCAAG AGGCCACTAACTTAA